The Endozoicomonas montiporae CL-33 genome contains a region encoding:
- a CDS encoding Card1-like endonuclease domain-containing protein produces MSNTDIRSLMVCIVTKQNAANILPVMTMKPDIVVLAVSDDMKMGSENLSQWFLTHGDFRPEQIVAMDGLPDRGIDRISDYALELLIKIEEQWPDYKVILNTTGGNKLMTLAMVDAFRKGGVSDMVYADTQHNVLEVIEPAKTPSIPISSVFTISGYLAAQNRIARKASSDEQAWCERALERKALTKWLANHMDKLLQEKGGGILPQINGAAALALDKNGGLKPHCNQQDLHYVNPPSKAVLKKLKENGILEWSEDRPNTVYFTHAEPTRYISGGWLEEYVWHIATDSNAEHVAAGLDIHDGQHRKDDVRNELDLVLVHNNRMLLVECKTSQIQKDRQKESDIIHKLDSIGTHAGGLFCERLLVSASPLDHENRQGRTIKVSSRAKGYSIDVLQYLEIKQFRQLIDHWLAKGELPKG; encoded by the coding sequence ATGAGTAATACCGATATACGCTCCTTGATGGTATGCATTGTTACCAAACAGAATGCTGCCAATATCCTTCCTGTAATGACCATGAAACCGGATATCGTGGTATTGGCGGTATCGGACGATATGAAAATGGGCTCAGAAAACCTCAGTCAATGGTTTTTAACCCATGGTGATTTTCGACCGGAGCAGATTGTAGCCATGGATGGTTTGCCAGACCGTGGTATTGATCGTATCAGTGACTATGCGCTGGAATTGCTCATCAAAATCGAAGAGCAATGGCCGGATTATAAAGTGATACTAAACACCACTGGCGGCAATAAACTGATGACACTGGCGATGGTAGACGCTTTCCGGAAGGGTGGTGTGAGCGATATGGTGTATGCCGACACTCAGCATAATGTACTGGAAGTGATTGAACCGGCTAAAACACCGTCGATTCCAATTTCTTCTGTCTTTACTATTTCTGGCTATCTTGCAGCTCAGAATCGAATTGCCCGTAAGGCCAGCAGTGACGAACAGGCATGGTGCGAACGAGCTTTAGAACGAAAAGCCCTGACGAAATGGTTGGCGAACCATATGGATAAGCTGCTTCAAGAAAAGGGCGGCGGTATTCTGCCTCAGATTAATGGCGCAGCGGCTTTGGCGCTGGATAAAAACGGTGGTTTAAAACCCCACTGTAATCAACAGGATCTCCACTACGTTAATCCTCCGTCGAAGGCGGTGCTTAAAAAGCTGAAGGAGAATGGCATTCTCGAATGGTCTGAAGATCGTCCGAATACTGTTTACTTTACCCATGCCGAGCCAACCCGTTACATCAGCGGCGGTTGGCTGGAAGAGTACGTTTGGCATATCGCCACAGATTCCAATGCCGAACATGTTGCGGCAGGTCTGGATATACACGACGGTCAACATCGAAAAGACGATGTGCGTAATGAGCTGGATCTTGTGTTGGTGCACAACAACCGAATGCTGCTGGTGGAATGCAAAACCAGCCAGATTCAGAAAGACCGGCAGAAAGAGTCAGACATTATTCACAAACTGGACAGCATTGGCACCCATGCAGGTGGTTTGTTTTGTGAGCGCCTGCTGGTGAGTGCCAGTCCGCTGGATCATGAAAACCGACAAGGGCGAACCATTAAAGTGTCGTCCCGAGCCAAAGGCTATTCTATTGATGTTCTGCAATACCTTGAGATCAAACAATTCCGGCAGTTGATTGATCACTGGCTGGCAAAAGGTGAATTACCGAAAGGCTGA
- a CDS encoding IS110 family transposase yields the protein MLNGAFRPDEQVCSLRSYRRQRDTLVGYRASHIQHMQKALRQMNLLLDNVVTDITGKTGMTIIRAILNGQRNPVELARYRDKHCKKSEEEIAKSLKGHYRDEHVFALRQAVELYDTYDEKIRACDKALEQKLNTFDSKDDKDSQKPSTPDKPSKKRKSRCAPDFDVRSELNRVSGVDLTDIDGIDENTALKIVSEIGLDMSRWPSAKHFASWLGLCPGTKISGGKVLNRKTKRLPGAAATAFRLAAYSLTRSKSALGAYYRRMRSKLGAPKAITATAHKLARLVYSMLKHGSQYVDEGQEYFEQRYRERVLKTLKQKAKDMGFTLTPVETAVG from the coding sequence TTGCTCAATGGCGCGTTCCGCCCGGATGAACAGGTTTGTTCATTGCGATCCTATAGACGACAACGTGACACTCTTGTTGGCTACCGTGCTTCCCACATCCAGCATATGCAAAAGGCACTTCGACAGATGAATCTGTTACTGGATAATGTGGTGACTGATATTACCGGAAAAACCGGTATGACTATTATCCGCGCCATACTGAATGGGCAGCGGAATCCTGTGGAGCTGGCCAGATATCGTGACAAGCACTGCAAAAAATCCGAGGAAGAAATCGCCAAATCCCTGAAGGGGCATTATCGGGATGAGCATGTATTTGCTCTGCGGCAAGCTGTTGAACTTTACGATACTTATGATGAAAAAATCAGGGCTTGTGACAAAGCTCTGGAACAGAAGCTCAACACATTTGACAGCAAAGATGATAAAGACTCTCAAAAGCCTTCTACGCCAGATAAGCCTTCAAAAAAACGGAAGTCCCGTTGCGCTCCAGACTTTGATGTGCGTTCAGAGCTCAACCGGGTGAGTGGTGTCGATCTGACTGATATCGACGGCATCGACGAAAATACGGCTCTGAAGATTGTTTCAGAAATCGGTCTGGATATGAGTCGATGGCCTTCCGCTAAACATTTTGCCTCCTGGTTAGGGCTCTGTCCCGGAACCAAAATATCCGGTGGTAAAGTTCTGAACCGGAAAACCAAGCGTTTGCCAGGCGCAGCCGCAACAGCATTCAGGTTGGCGGCTTATTCACTGACCAGATCAAAAAGTGCTTTGGGTGCTTATTACCGAAGAATGCGAAGCAAGCTTGGTGCTCCAAAGGCGATTACGGCAACAGCGCATAAGCTGGCAAGGCTGGTTTACAGTATGCTCAAGCATGGGAGCCAGTATGTAGATGAAGGTCAGGAATACTTTGAGCAGCGTTACAGAGAAAGAGTTTTAAAAACCCTGAAGCAGAAGGCTAAAGATATGGGCTTCACATTAACGCCGGTTGAAACCGCCGTCGGTTAG
- a CDS encoding ISNCY family transposase (programmed frameshift), whose protein sequence is MRQTINPQMQLGEIDISAITFDAKSRDDIPRLLRALQHIWTNIELRNQVFQVLDTMTTTDQNNGRPGMEFWKILVLGTLRLVTNCDYDRLRELANEHGSLRQMLGHGPYCTRSYHIQTLQDNISHFTPEILDQINQVVVAAGHMLVKKKDEPLHGRADSFVVKTDVHFPTDISLLSDACRKSIEFASTLAEQYQLPGWRQREYLKNQHRKRYHKARNLKHSGASCELKKRLRQHDIEMAHVEYIKYSSAVLHKAEVTLSLLVKKQPDEPRLENLKYHIAHGKHQIALIYRRVIEHEQIPHSEKIFSIFEPHTEWISKGKAGTPVELGLRVCVLQDQFGFTLHHQVMQKQTDDQVTVPMAEDAKKRFPALNQVSYDKGFWSPDNLEKLEALLERPVLPKKGRLSASDKKRETHLEFIRAKRKHSAVESDINALESNGLDKCPDKGIEGFKRYVALAVVAGNLKRLGKLLLTRDRQ, encoded by the exons ATGCGCCAAACCATCAACCCACAAATGCAGCTGGGAGAGATTGATATCTCTGCCATCACCTTCGACGCCAAATCGAGGGACGATATTCCCCGGCTATTGCGGGCTTTACAGCACATATGGACAAATATCGAACTGCGTAATCAGGTTTTTCAGGTACTCGATACCATGACCACCACTGACCAGAACAATGGTCGTCCCGGTATGGAGTTCTGGAAAATACTGGTGCTTGGCACACTTCGTTTGGTTACTAACTGCGACTACGACCGTCTGAGAGAGCTTGCCAATGAACATGGTTCTCTTAGACAAATGCTTGGCCACGGTCCTTACTGTACGCGCTCTTACCATATACAGACATTGCAGGATAATATCAGCCACTTCACCCCTGAAATTCTCGATCAGATCAATCAGGTCGTCGTGGCAGCAGGCCATATGCTGGTTAAAAAAA AAGACGAACCGTTACATGGCCGTGCCGATTCGTTCGTAGTTAAAACCGATGTCCACTTCCCTACGGATATCAGCCTGTTGAGCGATGCTTGCCGTAAAAGTATCGAGTTTGCATCAACCCTTGCTGAACAATACCAGCTTCCGGGGTGGCGCCAGCGTGAATATCTCAAGAATCAACACCGTAAGCGTTACCACAAAGCGCGGAACCTGAAACACTCCGGCGCTTCCTGTGAGCTGAAAAAGCGCCTGCGACAGCACGATATTGAGATGGCTCATGTTGAGTACATCAAGTACAGCAGCGCCGTTCTGCACAAGGCGGAAGTGACCTTGTCTTTGTTGGTGAAGAAACAACCCGATGAACCAAGGCTGGAAAATCTCAAATACCACATTGCTCACGGCAAGCACCAGATAGCTCTGATTTACCGGCGAGTTATTGAGCACGAACAGATTCCCCATAGCGAGAAGATATTCTCGATTTTTGAACCACACACCGAGTGGATCAGCAAAGGCAAGGCCGGTACACCGGTAGAACTGGGGCTACGAGTTTGCGTGCTACAGGATCAATTTGGTTTTACTTTGCATCATCAGGTCATGCAAAAGCAAACAGACGACCAGGTTACTGTACCTATGGCAGAAGATGCTAAAAAGCGGTTTCCAGCATTGAATCAGGTGAGCTACGACAAGGGTTTCTGGAGCCCGGACAATCTTGAGAAGTTGGAAGCTCTTCTTGAACGTCCGGTTCTGCCCAAGAAAGGCAGACTGTCAGCCAGTGACAAAAAGCGTGAAACCCATCTGGAATTTATCCGGGCAAAAAGAAAACACTCAGCCGTGGAGTCGGATATAAATGCATTGGAATCCAACGGCCTCGATAAGTGTCCGGATAAAGGCATTGAGGGCTTTAAGCGATACGTTGCACTGGCTGTTGTTGCCGGCAATCTGAAACGGTTGGGCAAACTTCTTCTGACCAGAGATCGTCAATAG
- the csx16 gene encoding CRISPR-associated protein Csx16, with product MTAMLQNTGRTFIVSRHSASIEWIKQQGYEHAEVIHHFAATQLQRGDLVIGTLPVHLAREINEQGIRFIYFSINVPESMRGKEISAGLLSTLNPRLEELQVSACHHQPVEIRQSETLLHRLADCFRSHDRHIMIFGLGCLLFVIFLYLGEWAANNTVNLPLINDVDVNGNPKTVAVILDQAGIVFSYVTVAFAAPALLSIYFRFKRSIKGPIKGKAVNMDQLTSKYKAGMVLATQERNKLPYWLLNRIALGQKRLTLAVLYTDQTRESAIKMIDTFAGEIDFCMQPSDSDQDRLLQPLNYQANREVARRMIDKFLEQVNARAEETFIDITGGTVVMSVSMMEAAKERGMNVLYTSSREMVTEKNYRLKEVASTIDLSPESL from the coding sequence ATGACTGCCATGCTGCAAAACACGGGTCGCACATTTATTGTCAGCCGTCATTCTGCCAGCATTGAGTGGATTAAACAGCAGGGCTATGAGCACGCTGAAGTGATTCACCACTTTGCGGCAACTCAGTTACAACGAGGCGACCTGGTCATTGGCACCTTGCCGGTGCATCTTGCCCGTGAAATAAATGAGCAGGGTATACGATTTATTTATTTCAGTATTAACGTGCCTGAGTCCATGCGGGGAAAAGAAATCAGTGCCGGATTGCTAAGCACTCTGAACCCAAGGCTGGAAGAATTGCAGGTATCGGCCTGTCATCACCAGCCGGTAGAAATTCGACAATCTGAAACACTCTTGCATCGTCTTGCTGACTGCTTTCGCTCCCACGATCGTCACATCATGATTTTTGGTTTGGGGTGTTTGCTGTTTGTGATCTTTCTTTATCTGGGTGAGTGGGCCGCTAACAATACCGTTAATTTGCCGCTTATTAACGATGTGGATGTAAATGGCAATCCTAAAACTGTGGCGGTGATTCTTGATCAGGCAGGCATAGTGTTCAGCTATGTGACCGTTGCGTTTGCGGCTCCTGCGTTGTTATCGATTTACTTTCGCTTTAAACGCTCCATCAAAGGACCGATTAAAGGTAAGGCCGTCAATATGGATCAGCTAACCTCGAAATACAAAGCAGGCATGGTGCTGGCCACACAAGAGCGCAACAAGCTGCCTTACTGGTTACTGAACCGAATTGCCCTTGGTCAAAAAAGACTGACTCTTGCGGTGTTGTATACCGACCAGACTCGGGAATCCGCAATAAAAATGATTGATACCTTTGCCGGTGAGATCGACTTCTGTATGCAACCCAGCGATTCCGATCAGGATCGTTTATTACAGCCTCTTAACTATCAGGCCAATCGCGAAGTAGCCCGCCGGATGATTGATAAATTCCTCGAACAGGTGAATGCCAGAGCTGAGGAAACGTTTATTGATATCACTGGCGGTACCGTGGTGATGTCGGTGTCCATGATGGAGGCGGCGAAAGAGCGTGGGATGAATGTGCTGTACACTTCCAGCCGCGAGATGGTAACGGAAAAAAATTATCGGCTGAAAGAGGTGGCGTCTACCATTGACCTGTCGCCTGAATCACTTTAA
- a CDS encoding transposase gives MLIRPLPVVTAFLDALNDSLKSINSSAQLSRSQKVALGVFIMGIVVTKTINWAAFERRSLGRFKATRLCWMFYQAEIAWQSLLQASVRNILLRYGIQSGTLAIDDTGKKRTKRTSKIDGAHKIKDKSTGGYFNGQELVFMVLVTEVATFPVGFRFYIPDPELSAWRKKDKALRKQGIQKKERPNRPEPDHVRYPTMQSLTLVMLQEFVDSFPNITIKAILADALYGTGDFMDKAAEITGGAQVVSQLRSNQKVSNRNHSEATLKAYFSRQKGAETQLIIRGGKEEQVTMLAARLYVKAHGKRRFVIALKYEGEEDYRYLVASDMSWRHTDIARIYTLRWLVEVFIQDWKAHCGWNRLSKQQGADGSQRGVILSLLCEHMLLLHPEQFVLLKNKQAGMPAGCLIERLNAEALLATVKSVVESEDPDTELKALALALEHTLPKRESSRHMAGRDLGEQKATDSLKAHARKFKLLDAA, from the coding sequence TTGCTAATTCGCCCATTACCCGTTGTCACTGCCTTTCTGGATGCTTTGAATGATTCGCTCAAGTCCATCAATTCCTCTGCGCAGTTGAGTAGATCCCAGAAAGTGGCACTGGGCGTTTTTATCATGGGAATCGTGGTAACTAAAACTATTAACTGGGCTGCTTTTGAGCGCAGAAGCTTAGGCAGATTCAAAGCGACCCGTCTGTGCTGGATGTTTTATCAAGCAGAAATTGCATGGCAAAGCCTGCTACAGGCCAGCGTCAGAAATATTCTTCTACGCTATGGAATACAAAGTGGAACCCTTGCTATCGACGATACAGGAAAAAAGCGCACTAAAAGGACTTCAAAAATCGACGGTGCCCATAAGATAAAAGACAAATCAACAGGTGGTTATTTTAATGGGCAGGAACTGGTGTTTATGGTGCTCGTTACTGAAGTAGCTACCTTTCCAGTAGGGTTTCGCTTTTATATTCCTGACCCTGAGTTATCTGCATGGAGGAAGAAAGACAAGGCGCTCAGGAAGCAAGGCATTCAGAAAAAAGAACGACCGAACCGTCCTGAGCCAGATCATGTTCGTTACCCCACCATGCAGTCGTTGACGCTGGTTATGCTGCAAGAATTTGTTGATTCGTTTCCCAACATTACGATCAAAGCAATTCTCGCTGATGCACTGTATGGCACAGGAGACTTTATGGATAAGGCTGCGGAAATAACAGGCGGAGCCCAGGTTGTCAGCCAACTGCGCTCGAATCAGAAAGTATCCAACCGAAACCACTCGGAAGCGACTCTCAAAGCTTACTTTTCGCGCCAGAAAGGCGCTGAAACTCAACTCATAATACGCGGTGGCAAAGAAGAGCAGGTCACGATGCTGGCTGCTCGGCTGTATGTTAAGGCTCATGGGAAAAGACGTTTTGTTATTGCCCTGAAGTATGAGGGTGAAGAGGATTATCGCTATCTGGTGGCTTCAGATATGTCATGGCGGCATACCGACATAGCCAGGATTTACACCTTGAGGTGGTTGGTCGAGGTTTTCATTCAAGACTGGAAAGCTCATTGTGGCTGGAACAGGTTGAGCAAACAGCAAGGTGCTGACGGATCGCAGCGCGGCGTGATCCTGAGCCTGCTGTGCGAACACATGCTGTTACTGCACCCTGAGCAATTCGTCCTACTGAAAAACAAACAGGCCGGAATGCCCGCAGGCTGTCTGATCGAACGCCTCAATGCAGAAGCCTTGCTTGCTACGGTGAAATCAGTGGTTGAATCGGAAGATCCAGATACCGAGCTTAAGGCTCTGGCCTTAGCCTTAGAGCATACTTTGCCCAAGCGGGAGTCGAGCAGGCATATGGCTGGTAGAGACCTGGGAGAACAAAAGGCAACTGACTCACTCAAAGCACACGCCCGGAAGTTTAAACTTTTAGATGCAGCTTAG
- a CDS encoding AAA family ATPase, giving the protein MQSVVEFQKSTPVISDKVRLWILRTLIRCGGINNLDSLYEGDALIEALELRGNTNPCNSDFDKKQALQTFRFMLLESDDRQYYEPESQLTHNLQKLSLLIGLSQVETHLLEFAILLQHEPALESAVNLLENMGYNKLLLVLSLVLDLSEQEVRTALSPEGLLNRSGLLVVERSGSNYLSGRMELLSYSFASQIVFSDGSPETLLRDVIHSGSSTTLTRDNFEHIKSNFHLLEQWINHAFAMNRRGVNVLLYGEPGTGKSELSRLMAELMEVPLLEVSSEDIDGDPISGEKRLRALRASGVFFANKPCILAFDEAEDVFDSGNGPFFGRSIAQSRKAWINRTLEENVIPTFWLTNSVESIDPAFIRRFDLVIELKVPPRAQRAKMIQLNSHGLLDESSAYRLAASEHLVPAIIHRAAGIACELQGQLGDEPPQDTFERLTSNTLKAQGHSVPGRYDPSVLPNHYDPELINASENLSVISDGLIRRQAGRLCIYGPSGTGKTAYARWLAEQLNKPLVICRASDLLGKYVGESEKNVAHAFKKAVDEDGVLLLDEVDSFLTRIFHKRRQVPPNHLI; this is encoded by the coding sequence ATGCAATCCGTTGTTGAGTTTCAAAAAAGCACGCCAGTTATTTCAGATAAAGTTCGACTATGGATATTAAGAACCCTGATTCGCTGCGGTGGTATTAATAATCTGGACAGTCTCTATGAAGGGGATGCCCTTATTGAGGCTCTGGAGCTCCGAGGCAATACAAATCCGTGCAATAGTGACTTTGACAAAAAACAGGCATTGCAGACTTTTCGCTTCATGTTACTGGAGTCAGATGACAGACAATATTATGAGCCTGAATCACAGTTGACGCACAACCTTCAAAAACTGTCTCTGCTTATTGGTTTGTCGCAGGTTGAAACTCATCTGCTTGAATTTGCCATCCTGCTACAACATGAACCGGCCCTTGAGTCTGCGGTTAATCTGCTGGAAAACATGGGTTATAACAAATTACTACTGGTTTTATCATTGGTGTTGGATCTGTCCGAGCAGGAAGTCAGAACGGCATTGTCGCCGGAAGGTTTGTTGAACCGCTCGGGTTTGCTGGTTGTAGAACGAAGCGGCTCGAACTACCTGTCCGGCAGAATGGAGTTGTTGTCTTATAGTTTTGCCAGTCAGATAGTATTCAGTGATGGTTCGCCTGAAACTTTGCTTCGCGACGTTATCCACTCCGGTTCATCGACCACTCTGACACGGGATAACTTTGAGCATATCAAAAGTAACTTTCATCTTCTGGAGCAATGGATAAACCATGCTTTTGCTATGAATCGACGTGGTGTCAATGTTCTTCTGTATGGTGAGCCGGGAACTGGCAAGAGTGAATTGAGTCGCTTGATGGCTGAGTTAATGGAGGTTCCTCTTCTGGAAGTGTCCTCTGAAGATATCGATGGTGACCCGATATCCGGTGAGAAACGGCTACGGGCCCTGAGAGCCAGTGGCGTATTCTTTGCCAACAAGCCTTGCATACTGGCATTCGATGAAGCGGAAGATGTGTTCGATAGCGGCAATGGCCCATTCTTTGGCAGAAGCATTGCCCAGAGTCGTAAGGCGTGGATAAACCGCACTCTGGAAGAAAACGTGATACCGACCTTCTGGCTGACCAATTCGGTAGAATCTATTGATCCTGCATTCATTCGCCGGTTTGACCTGGTGATTGAACTGAAAGTTCCGCCCAGAGCCCAGCGGGCAAAGATGATTCAGTTGAACAGTCATGGATTGCTGGATGAATCATCGGCATATCGACTGGCTGCGTCTGAACATTTGGTGCCGGCTATCATCCACCGGGCTGCAGGTATTGCTTGCGAGCTTCAGGGGCAGCTGGGCGATGAGCCACCGCAGGATACTTTTGAGCGACTGACGAGCAACACCCTGAAAGCCCAGGGGCATTCTGTTCCCGGGCGCTATGATCCATCCGTACTGCCTAATCATTATGATCCGGAGCTGATTAATGCCAGTGAGAATCTGTCGGTCATCAGCGATGGACTGATTCGCAGACAGGCAGGGCGACTGTGTATCTATGGCCCGTCCGGTACGGGTAAAACCGCCTATGCCCGATGGCTGGCAGAGCAACTCAATAAACCATTGGTCATCTGTCGTGCTTCTGATTTGTTGGGAAAATACGTGGGAGAAAGTGAAAAGAATGTCGCCCATGCCTTCAAAAAAGCGGTCGATGAAGATGGTGTGCTGTTGTTAGACGAAGTGGATAGCTTTCTAACCCGAATATTTCATAAAAGGAGGCAAGTTCCGCCCAATCACTTGATATAA
- a CDS encoding IS1380 family transposase has translation MPKSTQEQLRFHPSNGKTIRADFNGGELSSDFGTLLLRETILQSGLICKMTDAINDRRHQSYIDHSLKELLVQRVLQMACGYEDANDSNRLRKDPMFKLATGRNPLDSDNHLASAPTFTRLGQSMTRSDIYRMAEAFVHHFISSYKLPPPVIVIDLDHTPAITHGGQQMNLFNAKYQDYCYLPLMIFEGLSGKLITAILRPGKTPTGKENAAILERVIRLLRKKWPKTHLLVRGDSHFAQPELMWVVQNAPHSDYVLGKGAGHKTALRPKAKELLDEARQALKVKTELARLNNMPEPDRLRLYGEAEYQAKSWKGLDTRIIYKAEVNQKGDNPRFIVTSMKEASPEVIYEELYCPRGQDENFIKHLKSDLSGDRLSDQGFLANHLRMFYACAAYVLHYELRTKTLKGTELEKAQPSTVIMKLCKVAVKVVEYKDRIKLHLPRSCPFKRLLQHVTEVFYQMPILRPG, from the coding sequence ATGCCCAAATCTACACAAGAACAGCTTCGTTTTCATCCCTCAAATGGAAAAACCATCCGGGCAGACTTCAATGGTGGGGAGTTATCTTCTGACTTTGGCACTCTGCTGCTACGGGAAACCATTCTGCAGAGCGGTCTTATCTGCAAAATGACTGATGCCATCAATGACAGACGCCATCAATCCTATATCGACCACTCCCTGAAAGAACTTCTGGTTCAGCGGGTTCTGCAAATGGCCTGCGGCTATGAAGATGCCAACGACAGTAACCGTTTGCGTAAAGACCCTATGTTCAAACTGGCCACTGGTCGCAATCCGTTGGACAGCGATAACCATCTCGCATCAGCGCCCACTTTTACCCGGCTGGGACAATCTATGACCCGCTCCGACATTTACAGGATGGCTGAAGCATTTGTGCATCACTTTATCAGCAGTTACAAGCTGCCACCTCCGGTGATCGTTATCGATCTTGATCATACACCGGCCATTACTCATGGTGGCCAGCAGATGAACCTGTTTAATGCCAAATATCAGGACTACTGCTACTTGCCCCTGATGATTTTTGAGGGACTCAGCGGCAAGCTGATTACGGCGATTCTTCGTCCGGGGAAAACCCCAACGGGCAAGGAAAATGCAGCCATTCTCGAACGGGTCATTCGGCTGCTTCGGAAAAAGTGGCCGAAAACCCATCTACTGGTTCGGGGAGACAGCCACTTCGCTCAACCAGAGTTAATGTGGGTGGTTCAGAATGCCCCTCATTCGGATTATGTCCTGGGCAAAGGTGCAGGCCACAAAACGGCTTTGCGGCCAAAAGCCAAAGAGTTGTTGGATGAAGCGCGTCAAGCTCTGAAGGTCAAGACTGAGCTGGCAAGACTGAACAACATGCCAGAACCTGATCGGCTCAGACTTTACGGGGAAGCAGAATACCAGGCCAAGAGCTGGAAAGGTCTCGATACCCGGATAATTTACAAGGCGGAGGTCAACCAAAAAGGCGACAACCCTCGTTTCATTGTGACGTCGATGAAGGAAGCTTCTCCAGAGGTAATTTATGAAGAGCTTTACTGTCCAAGAGGACAGGATGAGAACTTCATCAAACATCTGAAAAGTGATCTGTCCGGCGACAGATTGTCCGATCAGGGCTTTTTGGCTAACCATTTGAGAATGTTTTATGCCTGTGCCGCTTATGTTTTGCACTATGAGTTAAGAACCAAGACTTTGAAAGGTACGGAGCTGGAAAAAGCGCAGCCATCAACGGTGATCATGAAGCTCTGTAAAGTTGCAGTCAAAGTGGTTGAATATAAAGACCGAATTAAACTTCATCTGCCGCGTAGCTGCCCATTCAAGAGGCTTTTGCAGCATGTGACAGAAGTCTTTTACCAGATGCCGATACTTCGACCGGGGTAG
- a CDS encoding AAA family ATPase → MLLVYEISGLRDRRSAERSWEATLVNEMLTQMEAFPGVMVASTNLMDGLDQAALRRFDLKIKFDFLRPEQAQRVFFEHCKLLDMESSPEAEAGVRRLNNLTLGDFALVMRQQLFNPIENPATLLSRLKAECDVKEGVKRPIGFVS, encoded by the coding sequence TTGCTGCTTGTTTATGAAATATCCGGGCTAAGAGATCGTCGCAGTGCCGAAAGAAGCTGGGAAGCAACACTGGTTAACGAAATGCTGACACAGATGGAGGCCTTCCCAGGGGTTATGGTGGCTTCTACAAACCTTATGGATGGTTTGGATCAGGCAGCACTGCGCCGTTTTGACCTGAAAATCAAGTTTGACTTCCTAAGGCCTGAGCAGGCACAACGAGTGTTTTTTGAACATTGCAAATTGCTGGATATGGAATCAAGCCCGGAAGCAGAAGCAGGCGTTCGACGACTGAATAACCTGACTCTGGGCGATTTTGCACTGGTAATGCGGCAGCAGTTGTTTAACCCGATCGAAAATCCTGCCACGCTGCTAAGCCGGTTAAAAGCCGAGTGCGATGTGAAGGAGGGTGTTAAACGCCCGATTGGGTTTGTTAGTTAA